In Coccidioides posadasii str. Silveira chromosome 4, complete sequence, one genomic interval encodes:
- a CDS encoding uncharacterized protein (EggNog:ENOG410Q4IT~COG:L~BUSCO:3278at33183), with translation MAEDVAPNKEQPLRGVILCCTSILPETRSQLAAIAGQMGAVHMFDLTSDVTHLIVGETNTPKYKYVAKERSDVKVLRPEWIEAVRSSWLLGGDTDLHALEEEYKLPTFAGLSICLTGFEDLNFRNHLQRTIAKNGGEFRRDLTKSVTHLIARSAEGQKYKFGVLWNIKIVGLRWLEDSLERGMVLDESLYDPLVPEEEQGIGAWNRTAPIQVEKRQNVAEVAFQRPRKLRRVTSVKLGDQNEGIWTEIMGNNSAGGNEQGVYDGSADATPKPRASAIIQETKSFASETTLPERRNSVAQDALAPRFQPAEKALGIWYGAQFFISGFTTKQTQLLRNHLISRDAEIVSSIDDLSIGDGGPDPKQYILVPYNLPQSDIPSTADSESEAHVVTDMWIEKCIHSNTFVPPEAHITSTPVPRFPIPAFQSLRVCSTGFTGIDLLHVSKLVTLLGATYDEYFTQKASVLICNTTKPNSEKLRHAHQWNIPAVLADWLWISVQTGEMKAFEPYLISGRDPYSAGGQTNEIRSLGGSRQTEPKKLQGPSGQQPESRKQDEGSSKEEPILAHDASLEPGSHGSPAKKMPSPPPTLELSKADSSEDKPATSSRPLDVAISELLRQTRSRAKQSAEKSANTQRRRQLFGRANSNSSLLGNKERISRASSIDTLNEDGYGSVVDGFNSPSVKGHSKAPSFTSLAQPTAALKGNSDPTEAQQLLESRLNLLRNGLGQYDAERYEFEEEETPPMTQLGYEAPDAVAMREKITRRAREMNGAEENTDDRQEGKNKNDNGGRLVIGQLKDSETLAIWGGGRRTRSKRTSNGDEI, from the exons ATGGCAGAGGATGTAGCACCAA ACAAGGAGCAGCCCCTCCGGGGCGTTATTCTGTGCTGTACCTCCATCCTTCCAGAGACACGG TCGCAATTGGCCGCAATCGCAGGGCAGATGGGCGCTGTTCACATGTTTGACCTTACCTCCGACGTTACCCATCTGATTGTCGGCGAGACGAATACTCCAAAATACAAATATGTGGCTAAAGAGCGGAGTGATGTCAAAGTCCTGAGGCCAGAGTGGATCGAGGCAGTTCGGTCATCATGGCTGTTGGGCGGAGATACCGACCTCCATGCTCTGGAAGAAGAATATAAATTACCAACGTTTGCAGGACTATCCATATGTCTCACTGGATTTGAGGACC TGAATTTTAGGAATCACTTACAGCGAACGATTGCGAAGAACGGCGGGGAATTTCGGCGAGATTTGACAAAGAGTGTTACCCATCTCATTGCACGTTCTGCAGAAGGGCAAAAGTATAAATTCGGGGTACTATGGAACATCAAAATAGTAGGGTTGAGGTGGCTCGAGGATAGTTTAGAGCGAGGAATGGTTCTTGACGAGAGTCTCTACGACCCATTAGTCCCCGAGGAAGAACAAGGCATTGGTGCATGGAATCGAACGGCTCCAATCCAGGTGGAAAAGCGACAAAATGTTGCGGAAGTTGCATTTCAGCGTCCTCGAAAACTCCGGCGGGTTACAAGTGTAAAACTTGGTGATCAAAACGAAGGAATATGGACAGAAATTATGGGAAACAATTCCGCCGGCGGCAACGAACAGGGCGTTTACGATGGTTCGGCTGATGCAACACCAAAGCCCAGGGCAAGTGCTATAATCCAAGAGACTAAGTCCTTCGCAAGCGAAACAACCCTCCCTGAACGAAGAAATAGCGTAGCCCAGGATGCACTAGCGCCACGATTCCAGCCTGCAGAGAAGGCGCTCGGAATTTGGTATGGAGCCCAGTTCTTTATATCTGGGTTTACCACGAAGCAG ACCCAACTGTTACGAAATCACCTTATATCGAGGGATGCCGAAATTGTCTCTTCTATCGATGACCTCTCTATAGGCGACGGAGGGCCAGACCCCAAGCAATATATACTTGTGCCTTACAATTTACCTCAGTCCGATATCCCATCTACCGCCGACTCCGAGAGTGAAGCCCATGTTGTTACGGATATGTGGATTGAAAAGTGCATTCACAGCAACACGTTTGTGCCTCCTGAAGCGCATATTACAAGCACTCCGGTGCCTCGGTTTCCAATCCCAG CATTTCAAAGTTTAAGAGTTTGTTCTACAGGATTTACGGGAATTGATCTCTTGCACGTATCTAAACTTGTTACGCTACTAG GGGCGACGTATGATGAATATTTCACCCAAAAAGCATCAGTTCTGATATGCAACACGACAAAACCGAATAGCGAGAAGCTGAGGCATGCCCACCAATGGAATATTCCAGCTGTACTCGCCGACTGGCTTTGGATCTCTGTTCAAACAGGGGAGATGAAAGCCTTCGAACCATACTTAATATCCGGCCGGGACCCTTACAGCGCTGGGGGACAGACCAACGAGATCAGGAGCTTGGGAGGGAGCCGGCAAACTGAACCAAAAAAGCTGCAAGGTCCTTCAGGTCAACAGCCGGAAAGCCGAAAGCAAGATGAAGGGAGTTCCAAAGAGGAGCCCATTTTAGCCCATGACGCGAGCCTCGAACCTGGTTCCCACGGCTCCCCGGCAAAAAAAATGCCATCGCCTCCGCCTACTTTAGAACTCTCAAAAGCTGACAGCAGTGAAGACAAACCCGCAACCTCTTCCAGACCTTTGGACGTGGCTATCAGCGAACTCCTTCGGCAAACACGAAGTCGTGCTAAGCAATCGGCTGAGAAAAGCGCTAATACTCAGCGTCGCAGACAATTGTTTGGTCGTGCAAATTCCAATTCATCACTGCTAGGCAATAAGGAGCGAATTTCCCGTGCCTCCTCTATTGACACTTTGAATGAAGACGGTTACGGCAGCGTCGTTGACGGTTTTAATAGTCCTTCTGTAAAGGGACATAGCAAAGCGCCGAGTTTTACGTCCCTTGCGCAACCAACAGCTGCACTAAAGGGTAATTCAGATCCAACCGAAGCACAACAATTATTGGAAAGTAGATTGAACCTGCTCCGCAACGGGCTTGGGCAGTATGATGCTGAGAGATATGAGttcgaggaagaagagacgCCGCCGATGACGCAGTTGGGCTACGAAGCTCCTGACGCTGTGGCGATGAGGGAGAAGATAACCCGGAGAGCGAGAGAAATGAATGGTGCTGAGGAAAATACGGATGATAGGCAGGAAGGAAAGAATAAAAATGATAACGGTGGTCGATTAGTTATCGGCCAACTGAAAGATAGCGAGACATTAGCCATTTGGGGAGGTGGGAGACGCACGAGGTCTAAGCGGACGTCCAATGGAGATGAAATTTGA
- the FZO1 gene encoding mitofusin (EggNog:ENOG410PHSB~COG:J~TransMembrane:1 (o798-815i)~BUSCO:1670at33183): MSQEYFPGDSAGEGSSRQNARRSPPAVPHHAPDYMVVGSGSTSESAASLIASLDRDSGYGSAVGGTVDESNTAWHAGLMEDRPTPTHTPILPGHSSLAAQHERLVLANHVHQLQYNANRTQLGRYITRALDLLKELQEMNRQWPAHYPSVSSNQVPPNRPNFTSVRSYNENSELLSESSSSRPDPLRRAATSITSVSDAESSHAAERRPQQEPRLFTQQIAREFSILKLDLKLGTLSQAELVHSLEKNSIASLLDGKVSQSIKHLLSLRDRIDDTSSKVLVTGDLNAGKSTFCNALLRRKILPEDQQPCTSIFCEVVDARENSGIEEVHAIHKDTQYNRNDESTYDVYSLADLENLVVDNTKYMQCKVYVKDTRSIDESLLNNGVVDIALIDAPGLNSDSVKTTAVFARQEEIDVVVFVVSAANHFTLSAREFITNAAHEKAYIFIVVNGFDNIRDRTRCQRMILGQVQKLSPRTFKESAELVHFVSSNAVPVAAAGSGFGGDGDGGDGDDDDGDSTGKARAVDTDDDDKGKGKEKEKEKIQDFENLEGALRRFVLEKRSRSKLAPARTYLLNIFNDLYTLASVNRDVAASELDRMSKELDELVPAYEEANKRRTEIGEQLDKSIDDACDDVYNHTRSTLSSTISKVAESDLGVEYPGLLAVFQYAEDVKSAMLEQISACVSRCEDYARTKSVQGVNMIHSLGLLHVGEDKFPNLAFRSEVMFRQQRHSLARQADTEIELWDFVDLSSLWERQEKVAGTGMAMTVVGILGSRALGSFGWMDGIFGAVRILGPNNVRKMIIPSVLGAAILTAAYIVSQIPRSLPSRLSCKISTTLAEIDYVHSNAVRISTEVGRVLRMPATRLQTALQVAAEDLAKRKAEVGKVKHESEVARKYFANLFRESSDNRRAVEAIDLEATIPGA, translated from the exons ATGAGCCAGGAGTATTTCCCCGGCGACAGTGCTGGGGAGGGATCCTCGAGACAGAATGCGAGACGCTCCCCGCCCGCCGTCCCTCATCATGCGCCGGATTACATGGTCGTAGGGTCTGGATCGACGTCGGAGAGTGCAGCATCCTTGATAGCCTCGCTGGATCGAGATTCTGGTTATGGCAGCGCTGTGGGAGGTACAGTTGACGAGTCAAACACGGCATGGCACGCAGGCTTGATGGAGGACCGGCCGACTCCTACGCATACACCTATTCTACCTGGACACTCGAGCCTAGCTG CGCAACATGAAAGACTAGTCCTTGCAAACCACGTCCATCAACTTCAATA CAATGCGAATCGAACTCAACTCGGCAGATACATAACCAGAGCCCTCGACCTTTTAAAAGAGCTTCAGGAGATGAATCGCCAATGGCCTGCACATTACCCTTCGGTGTCCTCTAACCAAGTCCCGCCGAATAGACCCAACTTCACCTCGGTTAGATCCTATAATGAGAACAGCGAGCTACTTTCTGAGTCCTCAAGCTCGAGGCCAGATCCGTTACGACGGGCAGCTACCTCAATCACCAGTGTCTCGGATGCGGAGTCGAGCCACGCGGCGGAAAGAAGACCCCAGCAAGAACCTAGATTGTTTACGCAGCAGATTGCTCGGGAGTTTTCTATTCTCAAACTGGACCTTAAGCTAGGCACCTTGTCACAGGCGGAATTGGTACATTCACTCGAGAAAAATTCCATCGCGTCATTGTTGGATGGGAAAGTTAGCCAGAGCATCAAGCACCTCCTCTCCCTACGTGACAGAATTGACGACACTTCGAGCAAAGTTCTAGTGACCGGTGATCTTAACGCCGGAAAGTCTACGTTTTGCAATGCGCTATTACGTCGTAAGATCCTGCCAGAAGACCAGCAACCATGTACCAGTATTTTCTGCGAAGTTGTTGACGCAAGAGAAAATAGCGGTATTGAGGAAGTCCATGCGATTCATAAAGATACGCAATACAATCGCAATGACGAAAGCACTTACGATGTCTACTCGCTCGCAGATCTCGAGAATCTTGTCGTTGACAACACCAAATACATGCAATGCAAAGTGTATGTCAAGGACACTCGGAGCATTGATGAATCATTGCTCAATAATGGGGTTGTTGACATCGCCCTTATCGATGCCCCTGGATTGAATTCAGACTCCGTGAAAACGACAGCAGTCTTTGCGCGACAAGAGGAGATCGATGTTGTCGTTTTCGTTGTGTCTGCTGCTAACCACTTCACGCTCTCTGCAAGAGAATTTATTACGAATGCTGCTCATGAAAAAGCTTACATATTCATTGTTGTCAATGGATTTGACAACATTCGGGATCGAACACGCTGTCAACGCATGATCTTAGGCCAAGTCCAAAAGCTGAGTCCGCGAACTTTCAAGGAGTCTGCTGAACTTGTGCACTTCGTTTCTAGCAATGCTGTACCGGTTGCAGCTGCTGGCAGTGGATTTGGCGGCGATGGTGATGGCGGTGACggcgatgacgatgacggcGATTCGACGGGCAAAGCCCGAGCGGTCGATACAGACGACGACGATAAGGGCAAAGgcaaagagaaagagaaagagaagattcaAGACTTTGAGAATCTGGAGGGTGCACTGCGCCGCTTTGTCCTCGAAAAACGATCTCGCTCTAAACTTGCACCTGCCAGGACGTACCTCTTGAATATTTTTAATGATTTATATACACTGGCTTCTGTTAACCGCGATGTGGCGGCATCGGAACTTGATCGCATGTCAAAGGAGCTCGACGAACTGGTGCCCGCTTATGAGGAAGCTAACAAACGAAGGACTGAGATCGGAGAACAACTAGATAAATCTATAGACGATGCCTGTGATGATGTCTACAACCACACGCGGTCGACCCTCTCCTCAACAATATCCAAGGTTGCGGAAAGCGACTTGGGCGTGGAGTATCCGGGACTCCTTGCTGTTTTCCAGTACGCCGAAGATGTCAAATCAGCTATGCTGGAACAGATATCTGCCTGTGTGAGTCGATGTGAGGACTATGCGAGGACCAAATCTGTCCAAGGCGTCAATATGATCCATAGCCTTGGCCTGCTACACGTTGGGGAAGACAAATTCCCTAATCTTGCCTTCCGCTCTGAAGTGATGTTTAGACAGCAGAGACACTCCCTTGCTAGACAAGCAGATACTGAGATTGAATTATGGGATTTCGTTGACCTTTCAAGCCTTTGGGAACGCCAAGAAAAGGTTGCTGGAACCGGCATGGCCATGACTGTCGTTGGTATCCTTGGAAGCAGGGCCCTTGGCAGCTTTGGATGGATGGACGGCATATTTGGTGCGGTTAGAATTTTAGGGCCAAATAATGTCCGAAAGATGATAATACCCAGCGTTCTTGGAGCCG CCATCTTGACAGCCGCCTACATCGTGTCGCAAATCCCTAGGTCTCTACCTTCCCGCCTATCTTGCAAAATTTCCACCACTCTCGCCGAAATCGACTACGTCCATTCCAATGCAGTACGTATTTCTACTGAAGTTGGCCGCGTACTCCGAATGCCCGCTACGAGATTGCAAACTGCCCTCCAGGTTGCTGCCGAAGATCTCGCTAAACGCAAAGCCGAGGTTGGAAAGGTGAAGCATGAGAGCGAAGTTGCGAGAAAGTATTTCGCAAACTTGTTCCGTGAGAGCAGTGACAACAGGAGAGCAGTTGAGGCGATCGATCTTGAAGCAACTATCCCAGGAGCATAa
- the DID4 gene encoding ESCRT-III subunit protein did4 (EggNog:ENOG410PG7K~COG:U~BUSCO:14149at33183), with protein sequence MNIVEWAFGKRLTPAERLRKHQRALEKTQRELDRERIKLENQEKKLVQDIKKNAKNGQIGACKIQAKDLVRTRRYIQKFYSMRTQLQAISLRIQTVRSNEQMMQSMRGATILLGSMNRQMNLPALQRIVMEFERENEIMDQRQEMMDDAIDEATGLDDEEEGEEIVKEVLDEIGVDLGQALGETPTGLQTTGIQEGRIAQAVGGGGTAEDDDLQARLDSLRR encoded by the exons ATGAAT ATTGTCGAATGGGCTTTTGGCAAACGCCTAACGCCGGCTGAGCGTTTGCGGAAGCATCAGAGGGCATTGGAAAAGACGCAGAGAGAATTAGACAGGGAACGAATTAAATTGGAAAACCAGGAGAAGAAACTGGTCCAAGATATTAAAAAGAACGCCAAAAATGGGCAGATCGGAGCGTGCAAGATTCAAGCGAAAGATCTAGTCAGGACCAGGCG GtatattcagaagttttaTTCGATGAGAACCCAGTTGCAGGCGATTTCTCTTCGAATACAG ACCGTCAGGAGTAATGAACAGATGATGCAGTCAATGAGAGGTGCTACGATTCTCCTGGGAAGCATGAACAGGCAAATGAATTTGCCCGCATTGCAGAGAATCGTCATGGAATTTGAACGAGAAAATGAAATCATGGATCAACGGCAGGAGATGATGGACGACGCAATTGATGAAGCGACTGGCCTtgacgatgaagaagaaggtGAAGAGATCGTAAAAGAAGTGCTAGACGAAATCGGAGTTGACCTTGGCCAAGCA CTCGGTGAGACACCAACTGGCCTGCAAACGACTGGAATACAAGAAGGCCGTATTGCTCAAGCTGTTGGCGGTGGCGGCACTGCTGAAGACGATGACTTGCAAGCCAGGTTGGATAGTCTTCGAAGATGA
- the PTC1 gene encoding Protein phosphatase 2C 1 (EggNog:ENOG410PFU4~COG:T~BUSCO:6891at33183), translating into MFGGSSSPNKDKNTSIASPSTITSTTRARVTESPPAREGKGSSSDILKRSNDKRDQNGDKKRRGSSVSRAAAFFANAKNSLHISGLREPQKSPQVAQTPLQILGKMDPALVVPQGSLNNSAGESLPTPRSSFRVGVTEDKNKKCRRTMEDTHAYLYNFLGTPLSINQGESSPQSSQPKEPRGPESGDSTPIIETDNGYFAIFDGHAGTFAAEWCGKKLHLILEETIRRNPTIPVPILLDQTFTLVDQQLEQLPLKNSGCTAVIAVLRWEDRAPNSTISTPDAVNNKIQNPEPKGDRGETLQIPGNSTTETPSARDSRTMSASKPENPTVRQRVLYTANVGDARIILCRNGKALRLSYDHKGSDENEGMRITNAGGLILNNRVNGVLAVTRALGDSYMKDLVTGHPFTTETVIQPEADEFLILACDGLWDVCTDQEAVDLIRNAHDPQEASKILVDHALSQFSTDNLSCMVVRFDSKAHADGVNIKSAGESEALNKTSVSETDKIVAQAKRESHRNSASNLGPAITEADSSSEVEVAAAKLDEEPGPELSLPEKPKNDVDATSSTASSELTSAPNKGSPPEVE; encoded by the exons ATGTTCGGTGGCTCATCGAGCCCTaataaagacaagaataCCTCAATTGCGTCTCCTTCTACGATTACTTCTACCACCCGGGCCCGCGTTACCGAATCTCCTCCCGCTCGCGAGGGCAAGGGCTCGTCCAGCGACATCCTCAAGCGATCAAACGACAAACGGGACCAGAACGGGGATAAAAAGCGGCGGGGTAGTTCCGTGAGCAGGGCTGCAGCGTTTTTCGCAAACGCAAAGAACTCATTGCATATCTCAGGCCTGCGCGAGCCACAAAAGTCGCCTCAAGTCGCGCAGACGCCGCTGCAGATCCTAGGCAAGATGGATCCAGCCTTGGTTGTTCCCCAGGGATCATTGAATAATTCAGCGGGAGAGTCGTTGCCCACCCCTCGTTCCTCCTTTCGCGTCGGAGTcacagaagacaagaataagaaATGCCGGCGAACTATGGAAGATACCCATGCATACCTTTACAATTTCCTAGGGACACCACTTTCAATAAACCAGGGTGAATCTTCGCCGCAGAGTAGCCAGCCCAAGGAACCTCGAGGACCGGAATCTGGCGACTCGACACCTATAATTGAGACAGATAATGGATACTTCGCCATCTTCGACGGCCACGCAGGAACATTTGCTGCTGAGTGGTGTGGAAAGAAGCTACATCTTATTTTAGAGGAGACTATCAGAAGAAATCCCACTATACCGGTGCCGATTCTCCTTGATCAGACTTTTACCCTCGTTGACCAGCAGTTAGAACAGTTGCCTTTAAAGAATAGCGGCTGTACTGCTGTTATTGCAGTTCTTCGATGGGAAGACAGAGCCCCAAACTCTACGATTTCTACTCCAGACGCGGTGAACAACAAGATACAGAATCCTGAACCAAAAGGAGACAGGGGTGAGACGCTACAAATTCCAGGCAATTCGACCACGGAAACGCCTTCGGCTAGAGACTCAAGAACTATGTCTGCTTCTAAACCTGAAAATCCTACTGTTCGCCAACGAGTATTATATACTGCCAATGTTGGTGACGCAAGAATTATTCTATGTCGGAATGGAAAGGCACTACGGTTATCCTACGATCATAAAGGCAGTGATGAGAATGAAGGAATGCGAATTACCAATGCGGGTGGTTTGATATTAAACAACCGTGTAAATGGCGTTCTTGCGGTTACCCGAGCGCTAGGGGACTCGTATATGAAGGATCTTGTTACAGGCCACCCGTTCACAACAGAGACTGTCATTCAACCAGAGGCCGATGAATTCCTAATATTGGCTTGCGATGGC CTCTGGGATGTGTGCACAGATCAGGAAGCTGTTGATTTGATCCGCAACGCCCACGATCCTCAAGAAGCGTCCAAAATCCTTGTAGATCATGCCCTCTCCCAATTCAGCACGGACAACTTGTCCTGCATGGTTGTGCGCTTTGACTCAAAGGCTCACGCGGATGGAGTTAACATCAAATCGGCCGGCGAGAGTGAAGCCTTGAATAAGACTAGCGTTAGCGAAACTGACAAGATCGTGGCTCAAGCCAAGAGGGAATCGCATCGAAATTCCGCGTCAAATCTTGGTCCTGCCATAACAGAAGCCGATAGCAGCAGTGAAGTTGAGGTTGCTGCGGCGAAACTTGATGAGGAACCAGGGCCGGAACTATCCCTCCCAGAAAAGCCGAAGAATGACGTGGATGCTACGTCGTCGACCGCTTCGAGTGA